In a single window of the Drosophila subpulchrella strain 33 F10 #4 breed RU33 chromosome X, RU_Dsub_v1.1 Primary Assembly, whole genome shotgun sequence genome:
- the LOC119556022 gene encoding peroxisomal targeting signal 1 receptor yields the protein MSFRPLIEGDCGGVNPLMQLGGQFTRDVAHKDEGYVQRQFERGARPEDQLINEFLGQVAAPPQSFQMDTLLQEMRDINIYGNPQQQMHQQQAEQWGQDFARGLAPALPNKMIHMQAQQQDLQHAQEFFDEPLISSQNFRPLHRHPLMAITAGQQQQDPFFDSAMETIVTDNLPQAPQGESLEDWISDYQRSAEQKEQTASNFNEKFWQRLQDEWQKLADENEHPWLSEYNDNMDAYKEYEFAEENPMSELENAFEKGKEYLAKGDIPSAVLCFEVAAKKQPERAEVWQLLGSSQAENEMDPQAIAALKRAYDLQPDNQQVLMALAVCYTNEGLQNNAVRMLCSWLAVHPKYQHLVAAYPELLNEGTSLASSLIGPSKLRDLQQIYLEAVRQHPAEVDAEVQEALGVLYNLSGEFDKAVDCYQSALQVDPQNAKTWNRLGASLANGSRSVEAVEAYQRALQLQPGFIRVRYNVGVCCMNLKAYKEAVEHLLTALTMQAHTNAARELPNAAMAATSGGQNQMSESIWSTVKMVISLMGRSDLQGHVSDRNLAALNEAFKD from the coding sequence ATGTCGTTCCGGCCGCTGATCGAGGGCGACTGCGGCGGCGTGAATCCGTTGATGCAGCTGGGCGGCCAGTTCACCCGCGATGTTGCCCACAAGGATGAGGGCTATGTGCAGCGGCAGTTCGAGCGGGGCGCTCGTCCCGAGGACCAGTTGATCAACGAGTTCCTGGGCCAGGTGGCTGCCCCACCGCAGTCCTTTCAAATGGACACATTGCTCCAGGAGATGCGGGATATAAACATCTACGGAAATCCACAACAGCAGATGCACCAGCAGCAGGCAGAGCAGTGGGGCCAGGACTTTGCACGCGGTCTAGCGCCTGCACTGCCCAACAAGATGATCCACATGCAGGCGCAACAGCAGGACCTACAGCACGCCCAGGAGTTTTTCGACGAGCCTTTGATCAGCAGCCAGAACTTCCGACCGTTGCATCGACATCCGCTGATGGCCATTACGGCcggacagcagcagcaggaccCCTTCTTCGACTCGGCCATGGAGACCATCGTCACAGACAACCTCCCCCAGGCGCCGCAGGGCGAGTCGCTGGAAGATTGGATTAGCGATTATCAGCGCAGTGCCGAGCAGAAGGAGCAGACTGCCTCCAACTTCAACGAGAAGTTCTGGCAGCGGTTGCAGGACGAGTGGCAGAAGCTGGCCGATGAGAACGAGCATCCGTGGCTATCGGAATACAATGACAACATGGACGCCTACAAGGAGTACGAGTTCGCCGAGGAGAACCCCATGTCCGAGCTGGAGAACGCGTTCGAGAAGGGTAAGGAGTATCTAGCCAAGGGCGACATACCCAGCGCCGTTCTCTGTTTCGAGGTGGCGGCCAAGAAACAGCCAGAGCGCGCTGAGGTCTGGCAGCTGCTGGGCAGTTCGCAGGCGGAGAACGAAATGGATCCTCAGGCCATAGCGGCTCTAAAGCGGGCCTACGACCTGCAGCCGGACAACCAGCAGGTCCTGATGGCCCTGGCCGTCTGCTACACCAACGAGGGTCTACAGAACAACGCCGTGCGTATGCTGTGCAGCTGGCTTGCAGTGCATCCCAAGTACCAGCACCTGGTCGCCGCCTATCCGGAGCTGCTGAACGAGGGCACTTCGCTGGCCTCGTCGCTGATTGGTCCAAGTAAGCTGCGCGATCTCCAACAGATCTACTTGGAGGCGGTACGTCAGCATCCGGCGGAGGTGGATGCCGAGGTTCAGGAGGCGCTCGGCGTGCTATACAATCTCTCCGGGGAGTTTGATAAGGCGGTGGACTGCTACCAGTCCGCATTGCAGGTGGATCCGCAGAATGCCAAAACATGGAACCGTTTGGGCGCCAGCTTGGCCAACGGTTCGCGTTCCGTGGAAGCGGTGGAGGCCTATCAGCGTGCGCTACAGCTCCAACCGGGCTTCATCCGGGTGCGCTACAACGTGGGAGTGTGTTGCATGAACCTTAAGGCCTACAAGGAAGCTGTGGAGCATCTGCTAACGGCGCTCACCATGCAGGCTCACACTAACGCCGCCCGGGAGTTGCCCAATGCGGCGATGGCGGCCACCAGCGGTGGTCAGAACCAAATGTCCGAGTCCATTTGGAGCACAGTTAAGATGGTCATCTCGCTGATGGGTCGCAGCGATCTCCAAGGCCACGTGAGTGATCGCAATCTGGCGGCCCTTAACGAGGCCTTCAAGGACTAA
- the LOC119556021 gene encoding protein MMS22-like: MDYDLFQSDDDEEILTAFTQATQKLQQETGNGQMDVDDAEEEELDEGLDFLPEFCCSGRDTLKSQFPGEGFLRNGYAQLDPRRCRLENLCFDFDQGQLVVAAVRNYLHGEACKNVQKLFAAVAGQQQLQATSAFMNSGWYQVRQQVSHFYHLMLRLRENDLLAGAPQFLEDLRHLLNNQLDTDAWKVLYFAEHSKGNECQAPAYHLYHGILEWRFLDLHMLFASGEDQGFLGQLERTLDDLIVCAGHHYRGRHRPELIHTSPFVCRCTKELWLLLKHLIPKWLGERDLDFWMLFHKAMQRHKSNYFQGDNYAVSLAYHEFYSWLRLGLARLDEYNSEGQYQPDHTLTSPPGSFQTANLLKQFLASQPDEQQRRVYLTLLAPLQLQLGHPDTDVLCQLWEYLHRSLNCNFSAGTELDQLPLTCTSGAAYVERYSKLLAKSQLEDLNLSSFTMYAWMLGRTLKLLPLQGRSNQRQKLLGRIFSKFSAAKLLALNEPGIHHVIELFLCLLLCHEDLGELAPKLREMLLCLALDKLPPVRRILVAKGHMALLLLHAQHRLPMDDYVGKLLSQLATIRNDTEVAAIYVNSLQSIFDLADDFKRGEQRLLGPWLAHYVEKSGQASQDRVWQAIYHLILRLSEPRAVTGNASGIKEALQQHILPVLRTQYVSGHSSWLPKLAANFVALDKDGDKLLLGFLQGPEPINMAASAQLMLQVLEGDGRPASSTILQVWVKSLVLLNAQHESVLAMKPYVIQLEEFRQLCIDPASLEGGREPLCAFFGALGRRAQQEEGAAHVRMQLSHKLHAYVNHFELWLPPDRLRSELGSRFYSFLAIVIYNCPTLAYVRSKPTCFFHLAMVRFLLTTQLQAGVPPEGRLPQMVHKIFPVLLQGIGRLPYRTDAYVAKTLEQLVQHWTPHFSFSPNAKLVARPYATLLQSDVDGVLAQFVLQLLMSQFLVVQRRKAGQHAGLVITIVQQLIEGTAMEQEQQLLTLLRGVHIQLLEHVMFVDELDISRGQVFGLYGALVSHGAYKRSQAVRDLCSNHLRSLAEKHLAHCTYFYFQMLIKLAELAPDLVAPLLFFVREQAKQVELKRGAGEDVGIRKCLQRLQNVLSKV, from the exons ATGGACTACGACCTTTTCCAGTCGGATGACGACGAGGAGATCCTGACCGCCTTCACACAGGCCACCCAGAAGCTTCAGCAGGAAACCGGCAACGGGCAAATGGACGTGGACGATGCCGAAGAGGAGGAATTGGACGAGGGACTGGATTTCCTGCCGGAGTTCTGCTGCAGCGGCCGGGACACGCTGAAGAGTCAGTTTCCGGGCGAGGGCTTCTTGCGGAATGGCTACGCCCAACTGGATCCACGCCGCTGTCGGCTGGAGAATCTATGCTTTGACTTTGACCAGGGACAACTGGTGGTTGCAGCGGTGAGGAACTACCTGCATGGCGAGGCCTG CAAGAATGTGCAGAAACTATTTGCCGCTGTGGCCGGTCAACAGCAATTGCAGGCCACATCTGCCTTCATGAACTCTGGCTGGTATCAAGTACGCCAGCAGGTCAGCCACTTCTATCACCTGATGCTCCGCCTGCGGGAGAACGACCTGCTAGCAGGGGCACCACAGTTTCTGGAGGATCTTCGTCACTTGCTCAACAATCAGCTGGATACGGATGCCTGGAAGGTTTTGTACTTTGCGGAGCACAGCAAGGGAAACGAGTGCCAGGCACCGGCCTATCACTTGTATCACGGCATCCTGGAGTGGCGCTTCTTGGACCTCCACATGTTGTTTGCCTCTGGGGAGGATCAAGGCTTCCTGGGGCAGCTGGAGCGCACGCTGGACGATCTGATCGTGTGTGCCGGACATCACTACCGGGGCAGGCATCGCCCGGAGCTCATCCATACCTCGCCGTTCGTGTGTCGCTGCACCAAGGAGCTGTGGTTGCTGCTGAAACACCTTATCCCCAAATGGCTGGGTGAGAGGGATCTGGACTTTTGGATGCTCTTCCACAAGGCCATGCAGAGGCATAAGTCAAATTATTTTCAGG GTGACAACTATGCGGTTTCTTTGGCGTACCACGAGTTCTATTCCTGGCTAAGACTTGGCCTGGCGCGTTTGGACGAATACAACAGTGAGGGTCAGTACCAGCCGGATCATACGCTCACCTCGCCACCTGGAAGCTTCCAAACCGCCAATCTGCTAAAGCAATTCTTGGCCAGCCAGCCGGACGAGCAGCAGCGACGTGTTTACCTCACGCTACTCGCTCCTCTGCAACTGCAGCTCGGGCATCCGGACACGGATGTACTCTGTCAGCTGTGGGAGTACCTGCATCGATCCCTAAACTGCAACTTTAGTGCGGGAACAGAGCTGGACCAGCTACCGCTTACCTGTACCAGTGGGGCTGCTTACGTGGAGCGCTACAGCAAGCTGCTGGCAAAATCCCAGCTGGAAGATCTAAATCTCAGCAGTTTCACCATGTACGCCTGGATGTTGGGCAGAACCTTGAAGCTTTTGCCTTTGCAGGGACGAAGCAACCAACGCCAGAAGCTGCTCGGTCGTATCTTCAGCAAATTCAGTGCCGCGAAACTTTTGGCTCTTAATGAGCCAGGTATTCACCATGTGATCGAGCTCTTCTTGTGCCTTTTGCTCTGCCATGAGGATCTCGGAGAGCTGGCGCCCAAGCTGCGTGAAATGCTGCTCTGTCTGGCCCTGGATAAGCTACCACCGGTGCGGAGGATTCTAGTGGCCAAGGGCCACATGGCTCTGCTTCTCTTGCATGCCCAGCATCGCCTGCCCATGGATGATTATGTGGGCAAGCTACTCAGCCAGTTGGCCACCATTCGGAACGATACGGAGGTGGCCGCCATCTATGTGAATAGCCTACAGTCTATATTTGATCTGGCGGATGATTTTAAACGCGGCGAACAGCGGCTCCTGGGGCCCTGGCTGGCGCACTACGTGGAGAAGAGTGGCCAGGCATCGCAGGATCGCGTGTGGCAGGCCATTTATCATCTAATTCTGCGTCTTAGCGAACCAAGAGCAGTGACGGGTAATGCCAGTGGCATAAAGGAGGCCCTCCAACAGCATATTTTGCCTGTGCTGAGGACACAGTATGTCAGTGGCCATAGCTCATGGCTTCCGAAGCTGGCAGCCAACTTTGTTGCCCTGGACAAGGATGGGGACAAGCTGCTGCTGGGCTTCCTGCAGGGACCAGAACCAATTAATATGGCCGCTTCGGCTCAGTTGATGCTTCAGGTGCTGGAAGGCGACGGCCGGCCAGCAAGCTCCACGATCCTCCAGGTTTGGGTGAAATCTCTTGTTCTCCTCAACGCGCAGCATGAGTCTGTACTGGCTATGAAACCTTATGTCATCCAGCTGGAGGAGTTCAGACAACTATGCATCGATCCAGCCTCTTTGGAAGGCGGTCGCGAGCCGCTTTGCGCATTTTTCGGAGCTTTGGGAAGGCGTGCCCAACAGGAAGAAGGTGCGGCCCACGTCCGTATGCAGTTGAGCCACAAACTGCACGCCTATGTGAATCATTTCGAGCTGTGGCTGCCGCCGGATCGGCTGCGTTCGGAGCTGGGATCCCGCTTTTACAGCTTCCTGGCAATCGTCATCTACAACTGTCCCACTCTGGCGTACGTCCGCTCCAAACCCACCTGTTTCTTTCACCTGGCAATGGTGCGGTTCCTGCTCACCACGCAACTACAAGCTGGAGTTCCGCCCGAGGGGCGCTTACCGCAGATGGTGCACAAGATCTTCCCTGTGTTGCTGCAGGGGATTGGTCGGCTGCCCTACCGCACTGACGCCTACGTGGCCAAAACACTGGAGCAACTGGTTCAGCACTGGACTCCGCACTTTAGCTTCTCCCCCAACGCTAAGCTGGTGGCTCGACCGTACGCCACGCTCCTCCAATCGGATGTGGATGGAGTGCTGGCGCAATTTGTGCTCCAGCTGCTAATGAGCCAGTTCCTGGTGGTGCAGCGACGGAAGGCGGGCCAGCATGCGGGTCTGGTGATCACCATTGTGCAGCAACTGATCGAGGGCACGGCCATGGAGCAGGAACAGCAACTGCTGACCCTCTTGCGCGGCGTGCACATCCAGCTACTGGAGCACGTGATGTTCGTGGATGAACTGGACATCAGTCGCGGTCAGGTGTTTGGTCTCTATGGAGCGCTGGTCTCTCACGGGGCATACAAGCGCTCGCAGGCTGTCAGGGATTTGTGCTCCAATCACTTGCGATCGCTGGCCGAAAAGCACCTGGCCCACTGCACGTACTTTTACTTCCAGATGCTGATTAAACTGGCGGAGCTAGCACCAGATCTGGTAGCTCCACTGCTGTTTTTTGTGAGGGAGCAGGCCAAACAGGTGGAGCTAAAACGCGGCGCTGGCGAGGATGTGGGCATACGCAAGTGCCTGCAGCGACTCCAGAATGTCTTAAGCAAAGTTTAA
- the LOC119556028 gene encoding mediator of RNA polymerase II transcription subunit 18 isoform X1 → MSMSGVSSARESLSHAMNNRFLPNLEYLLQGSILDSAVEHLMHRLKGLCDNVDTSPEHFHDLEVCMSLRQPNANQPLLLRVRRALGRDAPFQMRYLGNPEVDQRRPTLVRSCMDCACTNGILEFLTEMGFRLEFEYIAKGYMFRKGRMKITVSKLIKIVPGKQQDMANEPISQSHIVELSVVAPTGQENVGEEMRVFAEQLKPLVQLEKIDYKRLGGMP, encoded by the exons ATGTCCATGTCAGGTGTATCATCAGCGCGCGAGTCCCTCTCCCACGCGATGAACAACCGCTTCCTTCCCAACCTGGAGTACTTGCTGCAGGGCTCCATCCTGGACTCCGCCGTGGAGCACCTGATGCACAG GCTCAAGGGACTCTGCGACAATGTGGACACCTCGCCGGAGCACTTTCACGACCTGGAGGTGTGCATGAGCCTGCGCCAGCCCAACGCCAACCAGCCGCTGCTGCTTCGAGTGCGCCGGGCCCTCGGTCGCGATGCTCCGTTCCAGATGCGCTACTTGGGCAACCCCGAGGTGGACCAGCGGCGGCCCACGCTGGTGCGCAGCTGCATGGACTGCGCCTGCACCAATGGCATCTTGGAGTTTCTCACAGAGATGGGCTTTCGCCTGGAGTTCGAGTACATAGCCAAGG GCTACATGTTTCGCAAGGGTCGCATGAAAATCACCGTCTCCAAACTCATTAAAATCGTGCCTGGCAAACAGCAAGATATGGCCAACGAGCCCATCTCGCAGTCTCACATAGTGGAACTCTCGGTGGTGGCGCCCACGGGGCAGGAGAATGTCGGCGAGGAGATGCGCGTGTTCGCCGAACAGCTAAAGCCGCTGGTTCAGCTCGAGAAGATCGACTACAAGCGGCTGGGCGGAATGCCATAG
- the LOC119556028 gene encoding mediator of RNA polymerase II transcription subunit 18 isoform X2, with protein MNNRFLPNLEYLLQGSILDSAVEHLMHRLKGLCDNVDTSPEHFHDLEVCMSLRQPNANQPLLLRVRRALGRDAPFQMRYLGNPEVDQRRPTLVRSCMDCACTNGILEFLTEMGFRLEFEYIAKGYMFRKGRMKITVSKLIKIVPGKQQDMANEPISQSHIVELSVVAPTGQENVGEEMRVFAEQLKPLVQLEKIDYKRLGGMP; from the exons ATGAACAACCGCTTCCTTCCCAACCTGGAGTACTTGCTGCAGGGCTCCATCCTGGACTCCGCCGTGGAGCACCTGATGCACAG GCTCAAGGGACTCTGCGACAATGTGGACACCTCGCCGGAGCACTTTCACGACCTGGAGGTGTGCATGAGCCTGCGCCAGCCCAACGCCAACCAGCCGCTGCTGCTTCGAGTGCGCCGGGCCCTCGGTCGCGATGCTCCGTTCCAGATGCGCTACTTGGGCAACCCCGAGGTGGACCAGCGGCGGCCCACGCTGGTGCGCAGCTGCATGGACTGCGCCTGCACCAATGGCATCTTGGAGTTTCTCACAGAGATGGGCTTTCGCCTGGAGTTCGAGTACATAGCCAAGG GCTACATGTTTCGCAAGGGTCGCATGAAAATCACCGTCTCCAAACTCATTAAAATCGTGCCTGGCAAACAGCAAGATATGGCCAACGAGCCCATCTCGCAGTCTCACATAGTGGAACTCTCGGTGGTGGCGCCCACGGGGCAGGAGAATGTCGGCGAGGAGATGCGCGTGTTCGCCGAACAGCTAAAGCCGCTGGTTCAGCTCGAGAAGATCGACTACAAGCGGCTGGGCGGAATGCCATAG
- the LOC119556027 gene encoding serine/threonine-protein phosphatase Pgam5, mitochondrial isoform X2, giving the protein MRKLTSFVCGTGAGLAAYYLQRLRDPQTAVQNSWTHSDKPVDPWALWDSNWDCREPRALVRPLRNSQPEEENRFNAELEKAKAKKPRHIILVRHGEYLDVGDSDDTHHLTERGRKQAEFTGKRLCELGIKWDKVVASTMVRAQETSDIILKQIDYDKEKVVNCAFLREGAPIPPQPPVGHWKPEASFLRDGSRIEAAFRRYFHRAYPDQEKESYTLIVGHGNVIRYFVCRALQFPAEGWLRISINHASITWLTISPSGNVSIKYLGDSGFMPAPLLTNRIPRDAKNVV; this is encoded by the exons ATGCGAAAGTTGACCAGCTTTGTGTGCGGCACAGGAGCCGGATTGGCGGCGTACTACCTGCAGCGGCTGCGCGACCCGCAGACGGCGGTGCAGAACTCGTGGACGCACAGCGACAAGCCGGTGGATCCGTGGGCCCTTTGGGACAGCAACTGGGACTGCCGGGAGCCGCGGGCCCTGGTCCGTCCCCTGCGTAACAGCCAGCCGGAGGAGGAGAACCGCTTCAATGCGGAGCTGGAGAAGGCCAAGGCCAAGAAGCCGCGTCACATCATCCTGGTGCGGCACGGCGAGTATCTGGACGTGGGCGACTCAGATGACACGCACCACCTCACGGAGCGCGGCCGCAAGCAAGCAGAATTCACCGGGAAACGGCTTTGCGAGCTGGGCATCAAGTGGGACAAGGTGGTGGCCTCCACAATGGTGCGGGCCCAGGAGACCTCGGACATCATACTCAAGCAGATCGACTACGACAAGGAGAAGGTGGTGAATTGCGCCTTCCTGCGCGAGGGAGCGCCCATTCCGCCCCAGCCGCCAGTGGGCCACTGGAAGCCGGAGGCATCT TTCCTGCGCGACGGATCGCGCATAGAGGCCGCCTTCCGGCGATATTTCCACCGCGCTTATCCCGACCAGGAGAAGGAGAGCTACACACTGATCGTGGGTCACGGCAATGTGATCCGGTACTTCGTCTGTCGCGCCCTCCAATTCCCCGCCGAGGGCTGGCTGCGCATCAGCATCAACCACGCCTCCATCACCTGGCTGACCATCAGCCCGTCGGGCAACGTGTCCATCAAGTACCTGGGCGACTCCGGCTTCATGCCTGCCCCACTGCTCACCAACCGCATACCGCGGGACGCCAAGAACGTGGTTTAG
- the LOC119556027 gene encoding serine/threonine-protein phosphatase Pgam5, mitochondrial isoform X1, with amino-acid sequence MRKLTSFVCGTGAGLAAYYLQRLRDPQTAVQNSWTHSDKPVDPWALWDSNWDCREPRALVRPLRNSQPEEENRFNAELEKAKAKKPRHIILVRHGEYLDVGDSDDTHHLTERGRKQAEFTGKRLCELGIKWDKVVASTMVRAQETSDIILKQIDYDKEKVVNCAFLREGAPIPPQPPVGHWKPEASQFLRDGSRIEAAFRRYFHRAYPDQEKESYTLIVGHGNVIRYFVCRALQFPAEGWLRISINHASITWLTISPSGNVSIKYLGDSGFMPAPLLTNRIPRDAKNVV; translated from the exons ATGCGAAAGTTGACCAGCTTTGTGTGCGGCACAGGAGCCGGATTGGCGGCGTACTACCTGCAGCGGCTGCGCGACCCGCAGACGGCGGTGCAGAACTCGTGGACGCACAGCGACAAGCCGGTGGATCCGTGGGCCCTTTGGGACAGCAACTGGGACTGCCGGGAGCCGCGGGCCCTGGTCCGTCCCCTGCGTAACAGCCAGCCGGAGGAGGAGAACCGCTTCAATGCGGAGCTGGAGAAGGCCAAGGCCAAGAAGCCGCGTCACATCATCCTGGTGCGGCACGGCGAGTATCTGGACGTGGGCGACTCAGATGACACGCACCACCTCACGGAGCGCGGCCGCAAGCAAGCAGAATTCACCGGGAAACGGCTTTGCGAGCTGGGCATCAAGTGGGACAAGGTGGTGGCCTCCACAATGGTGCGGGCCCAGGAGACCTCGGACATCATACTCAAGCAGATCGACTACGACAAGGAGAAGGTGGTGAATTGCGCCTTCCTGCGCGAGGGAGCGCCCATTCCGCCCCAGCCGCCAGTGGGCCACTGGAAGCCGGAGGCATCT CAGTTCCTGCGCGACGGATCGCGCATAGAGGCCGCCTTCCGGCGATATTTCCACCGCGCTTATCCCGACCAGGAGAAGGAGAGCTACACACTGATCGTGGGTCACGGCAATGTGATCCGGTACTTCGTCTGTCGCGCCCTCCAATTCCCCGCCGAGGGCTGGCTGCGCATCAGCATCAACCACGCCTCCATCACCTGGCTGACCATCAGCCCGTCGGGCAACGTGTCCATCAAGTACCTGGGCGACTCCGGCTTCATGCCTGCCCCACTGCTCACCAACCGCATACCGCGGGACGCCAAGAACGTGGTTTAG
- the LOC119556024 gene encoding vacuolar protein sorting-associated protein 26, producing MNFLGFGQSADIEIVFDGAEHKTAEVKGEDGKVEKMLLFYDGETVSGKVNVTLKKPGSKLEHQGIKIEFIGQIELFYDRGNHHEFKCLAKALARPGDLIQNNSYPFDFPNVEKQFEVYAGSNVRLRYFLRATIVRRISDITKEVDIAVHTLCSYPEMNNPIKMEVGIEDCLHIEFEYNKSKYHLRDTIIGKIYFLLVRIKIKHMEIAIIKRESTGTGPTMFNENETIAKYEIMDGAPVKGESIPIRVFLAGYNLTPTMRDINKKFSVKYFLNLVLMDTEDRRYFKQQEITLWRKADIPRYHGAQQQQQQHQQHQHVPLHAPPHLVSGPAAPTVAHSLISSSTDSGEAGGAPAAPGTAGSESKMGLFTRESPNQEFSQQQLDSPPLSPTPTTAPISVPVPVPTSTTSATEPAPERGMGDGAAAATTSASPVAMLSSSPPPLLPASPLSRSDGDSSEVQVQPEEEAGDAITATAKKASVTPLVAD from the exons ATGAATTTCCTGGGTTTCGGCCAGTCAGCGGACATTGAGATAGTCTTCGATGGAGCTGAGCACAAGACGGCGGAGGTCAAGGGGGAGGACGGCAAGGTGGAGAAGATGCTGCTCTTCTACGACGGAGAGACGGTATCCGGCAAG gTGAACGTGACCCTCAAGAAGCCGGGCAGCAAGTTGGAGCACCAGGGCATCAAGATCGAATTTATCGGCCAGATAGAGCTGTTCTACGACCGCGGAAACCACCACGAGTTCAAGTGCTTGGCGAAGGCTCTGGCCCGTCCGGGCGATCTCATCCAGAACAACAGCTATCCGTTCGATTTCCCCAACGTGGAGAAGCAGTTCGAGGTGTACGCCGGGTCGAATGTGCGGCTACGATACTTCCTGCGCGCCACCATCGTCCGGCGGATCAGCGACATCACCAAGGAGGTGGACATCGCCGTGCACACACTGTGCAGCTACCCGGAAATGAACAACCCCATCAAGATGGAGGTGGGCATCGAGGACTGCCTGCACATCGAATTCGAGTACAACAAGAGCAAGTACCACCTGCGGGACACGATCATCGGTAAGATTTACTTCCTGCTCGTTCGCATCAAGATCAAGCACATGGAGATCGCGATCATTAAGCGGGAGAGCACGGGCACTGGACCCACGATGTTCAACGAAAACGAGACGATCGCCAAGTACGAGATCATGGACGGGGCGCCCGTCAAGGGCGAGAGCATACCCATCCGGGTTTTCCTTGCCGGCTACAATCTCACGCCCACCATGCGGGACATCAACAAGAAGTTCTCGGTCAAGTATTTCCTCAACCTGGTGCTGATGGACACCGAGGACCGGCGCTACTTTAAGCAGCAGGAGATCACGCTGTGGCGCAAGGCGGACATACCGCGCTACCATGgagcccagcagcagcagcagcaacatcagcagcaccAACACGTCCCGCTGCACGCTCCGCCGCACCTGGTCAGTGGTCCCGCTGCGCCCACGGTGGCCCATTCGCTGATCAGCTCCAGCACGGACAGCGGCGAGGCGGGCGGAGCTCCGGCAGCGCCGGGCACTGCGGGATCCGAGTCGAAGATGGGCCTGTTCACCAGGGAGAGCCCCAACCAGGAGTTTAGCCAGCAGCAACTGGACTCGCCGCCACTGTCGCCCACACCGACGACGGCTCCCATTTCAGTTCCAGTTCCAGTTCCCACATCGACGACATCTGCTACAGAACCGGCTCCCGAGCGGGGCATGGGCGATGGAGCCGCAGCGGCCACCACAAGTGCCTCGCCCGTTGCCATGCTCTCCAGTTCGCCGCCGCCATTGCTGCCAGCGTCGCCGCTTTCCCGGTCCGATGGCGATTCGTCGGAGGTGCAGGTGCAGCCGGAGGAGGAGGCCGGGGACGCAATTACGGCCACTGCGAAAAAGGCCAGCGTGACGCCGCTGGTGGCCGATTGA
- the LOC119556030 gene encoding ribosomal protein 63, mitochondrial → MRLTLINMFKKTVPGHIFRGKRRLVKPVSQRAMDTLTREYERQEQVMLLLRHPYLTLEESSGHAKELQKREKLVAKWTDEQTLRKMKPHVTIEERLNQLKIKEAWD, encoded by the exons ATGCGCCTGACGCTGATCAACATGTTCAAGAAGACCGTTCCGGGTCACATATTCCGGGGAAAGCGGCGGCTGGTGAAGCCGGTCAGCCAGCGGGCAATGGACACCCTGACCCGCGAGTACGAGCGCCAGGAGCAGGTGATGCTGCTCCTCCGGCACCCCTATTTGACCCTG GAAGAGTCATCCGGACACGCCAAGGAGCTGCAGAAGCGCGAGAAGCTGGTGGCCAAGTGGACGGACGAGCAGACTCTGCGTAAGATGAAACCGCACGTGACCATCGAGGAGCGGCTGAACCAGCTGAAGATCAAGGAGGCCTGGGATTAG